In a genomic window of Telopea speciosissima isolate NSW1024214 ecotype Mountain lineage chromosome 5, Tspe_v1, whole genome shotgun sequence:
- the LOC122661144 gene encoding microtubule-associated protein RP/EB family member 1C-like translates to MATNIGMMDSAYFVGRSEILSWINSTLHLNLSKVEEAASGAIQCQLMDVVHPAVVPMHKVNFDAKNEYEMIQNYKVLQDVFNKLKITKHIEVNKLVKGRPLDNLEFMQWMKRYCDSVNGGLQYNYNPLERREACKGGKEASKRTATTQGSTKTSTAATKTQSSHNSRRNDASAVDSSNPSIKTTRPPSNGVAAFNGHPAYDEQITELKLSVDSLEKERDFYFAKLRDIEILCQCPEIEHLPIVGAVQSILYATNNNESVVAEAQAMINQQQSHPKPLTPVLEAEEEMPKIETQKRKNIFTLEVNSAASSKLSPRHRRSDASDVHCSGSPLISY, encoded by the exons ATGGCGACAAACATCGGGATGATGGATTCTGCTTACTTTGTAGGGAGATCAGAAATCCTTTCCTGGATCAACTCAACCCTCCATCTCAATCTTTCTAAAGTCGAAGAG GCTGCATCTGGTGCGATCCAGTGCCAACTGATGGATGTCGTCCACCCAGCGGTAGTGCCTATGCATAAGGTCAATTTTGATGCCAAGAATGAGTACGAGATGATCCAGAATTACAAGGTCCTTCAGGATGTCTTCAATAAACTCAAGATTACAAAG CACATTGAAGTGAACAAGTTAGTGAAGGGAAGGCCCCTTGATAATCTGGAGTTCATGCAGTGGATGAAGAGATACTGTGACTCCGTCAATGGTGGACTTCAGTACAA TTATAATCCCCTGGAAAGGAGAGAGGCTTGCAAAGGTGGAAAAGAAGCAAGCAAGAGGACTGCAACTACACAAGGTTCAACCAAGACCTCAACGGCTGCCACCAAAACTCAATCCTCTCACAACAGCAGAAGAAACGATGCTTCTGCTGTTGACTCCTCTAATCCATCCATCAAGACTACAAGACCTCCTTCTAATGGAGTCGCTGCATTTAATGGACACCCTGCCTACGATGAACAG ATCACAGAGCTGAAGCTCTCAGTGGATAGCcttgagaaggagagggattTCTACTTTGCAAAATTGAGAGATATTGAAATTTTGTGCCAGTGTCCTGAGATTGAGCACTTACCG ATTGTTGGTGCAGTACAGAGCATATTATATGCCACTAATAACAATGAATCAGTGGTGGCAGAAGCACAAGCCATGATAAATCAGCAACAGAGTCATCCAAAGCCTTTGACTCCCGTTCTTGAGGCAGAAGAAGAAATGCCAAAGATAGAAACTCAAAAGCGGAAAAATATCTTCACTCTAGAGGTTAATAGTGCGGCCAGTTCAAAATTGTCTCCAAGGCATAGGAGATCTGATGCATCTGATGTCCATTGTAGTGGGTCTCCACTCATTAGTTATTGA
- the LOC122662181 gene encoding D-3-phosphoglycerate dehydrogenase 1, chloroplastic-like, whose protein sequence is MATAASSNLLSASSLKKNPSSLSWHVPLSNVFSVTVAVPHRHGQRRASFVVLAMDAKPTVLVAEKLGEAGLNLLKDFANIDCSYNMTQEELCTKISLCDALIVRSATKVTREVFESSGGRLKVVGRAGVGIDNVDLSAATEHGCLVVNAPTANTVAAAEHGISLLTSMARNIAQADASVKAGKWQRNKYVGVSLVGKTLAVMGFGKVGSEVARRAKGLGMHVIAHDPYAPADRARAIGVELVSFDEALSTSHFISLHMPLTPATSKIFNDEAFAKMKKGVRIVNVARGGVIDEEALVRALDAGVVAQAALDVFTVEPPSKDSKLVHHESVTVTPHLGASTMEAQEGVAIEIAEAVVGALKGELAATAVNAPMVPAEVLSELAPFVVLAEKLGRLAVQLVAGGSGVKSVKVTYASARAPDDLDTRLLRAMITKGLIEPISSVFVNLVNADFTAKQRGLRISEERILLDGSPESPLEFIQVQIANVESKFASAISESGEIKVEGKVKDGIPHLTRVGSFEVDVSLEGSLILCRQVDQPGMIGKVGSVLGEENVNVSFMSVGRIAPRKQAVMAIGVDEEPSKGTLKKIGEIPAVEEFVFLKL, encoded by the exons ATGGCGACTGCTGCATCCTCAAACCTTCTATCTGCTTCGTCCCTGAAGAAAAACCCATCGTCTCTCTCATGGCATGTTCCTCTCTCCAACGTCTTCAGTGTGACCGTCGCTGTTCCTCACCGTCATGGTCAGAGGAGGGCTTCCTTCGTTGTGTTAGCGATGGATGCCAAACCTACGGTCCTCGTCGCGGAAAAGCTAGGTGAGGCTGGGCTCAACCTCTTGAAGGATTTTGCGAATATCGATTGCTCCTATAACATGACTCAGGAGGAGCTCTGCACTAAGATCTCTCTCTGCGACGCCTTGATCGTTAGGAGTGCTACCAAAGTCACTCGTGAAGTGTTCGAGTCGTCTGGTGGTCGGCTCAAAGTGGTTGGCCGCGCTGGTGTGGGCATCGATAACGTTGATCTGTCGGCAGCGACTGAGCACGGCTGTCTTGTCGTCAATGCCCCTACCGCCAatactgttgctgctgctgagcATGGCATTTCCCTTCTCACCTCTATGGCTCGCAATATTGCCCAGGCAGATGCCTCTGTCAAGGCTG GCAAGTGGCAACGAAACAAATATGTTGGTGTTTCTCTTGTTGGAAAAACACTTGCTGTGATGGGATTTGGGAAGGTGGGATCAGAGGTTGCCCGGCGTGCCAAGGGGCTGGGTATGCATGTTATTGCACATGATCCATATGCCCCTGCGGACCGTGCTCGTGCAATCGGTGTTGAGCTGGTGTCTTTTGATGAAGCTCTATCCACTTCACATTTCATCTCGTTGCACATGCCTCTTACTCCTGCTACATCAAAGATTTTCAATGATGAAGCTTTTGCAAAGATGAAGAAAGGAGTTCGAATTGTCAATGTTGCTCGTGGTGGAGTGATTGACGAGGAGGCTCTTGTGAGAGCATTGGACGCTGGTGTTGTTGCTCAG GCAGCTCTTGATGTCTTCACTGTGGAGCCACCATCAAAAGACAGCAAGCTGGTGCACCATGAAAGTGTTACTGTGACTCCACATCTTGGTGCCAGCACTATGGAAGCTCAG GAAGGAGTGGCCATTGAAATAGCTGAAGCTGTTGTCGGGGCCTTGAAAGGGGaacttgctgctactgctgtaAATGCACCCATGGTCCCTGCTGAG GTTTTATCAGAGCTTGCGCCATTTGTTGTACTGGCAGAGAAACTTGGCAGACTTGCCGTACAGTTGGTAGCAGGTGGTAGTGGTGTGAAATCAGTGAAGGTTACATATGCATCTGCTAGAGCTCCTGATGATCTTGATACTAGGTTGCTCCGTGCCATGATCACCAAGGGTCTGATCGAGCCTATATCCAGTGTATTTGTCAATCTGGTTAATGCTGATTTCACTGCAAAGCAGAGAGGATTGCGGATTTCAGAAGAGCGGATCCTGCTCGATGGCTCACCTGAGAGCCCACTTGAGTTCATCCAGGTTCAAATTGCCAATGTGGAATCAAAATTTGCCAGTGCCATCTCAGAGTCTGGAGAGATTAAAGTGGAGGGAAAGGTGAAGGATGGGATACCCCATTTGACAAGGGTAGGATCTTTTGAAGTGGATGTGAGCTTAGAAGGCAGCCTCATACTGTGCAGGCAGGTTGATCAACCAGGGATGATTGGAAAGGTGGGGAGTGTGTTGGGTGAAGAAAATGTGAATGTAAGCTTCATGAGTGTTGGGAGGATTGCTCCACGAAAACAAGCAGTTATGGCAATTGGTGTAGATGAAGAACCCAGCAAAGGGACTCTGAAGAAAATCGGGGAAATACCAGCAGTTGAGGAGTTTGTTTTCCTTAAGTTGTAG